The following coding sequences are from one Coffea arabica cultivar ET-39 chromosome 11e, Coffea Arabica ET-39 HiFi, whole genome shotgun sequence window:
- the LOC113717906 gene encoding phytanoyl-CoA dioxygenase-like, translated as MGIHGSLSSDQLNIFNTQGYLVMESFSSPEEIESMRKRMDDLLDEFDPSTTSTIFSTKTHQHATNDYFFESAEKISFFFEEKAFDEDGNLKQPKKLSINKVGHALDELDPVFKKFSRSDKLSGLLLSLGYKKPVIIQSMYIFKQPGIGGEVVPHQDNSFLYTEPSTCTGLWLALEDATLVNGCLWAIPGSHKNGLVRRFIRDENGVHFDKPSPSYDQKDFVPVEVKAGSLVVIHGDLIHQSFENRSSQSRHAYSLHVVDTDGCRWAQDNWIRRKVDPEPIYG; from the exons ATGGGCATCCATGGAAGCCTCAGCTCAGACCAGCTTAACATCTTCAATACCCAAG GATACTTGGTGATGGAATCATTTTCAAGCCCAGAGGAGATAGAATCCATGAGGAAAAGAATGGATGATTTGCTTGATGAATTTGACCCTTCTACAACTTCCACTATTTTTTCCACCAAGACCCAC cAACATGCTACAAATGACTACTTCTTTGAAAGTGCTGAGAAGATTTCATTCTTCTTTGAAG AGAAAGCATTTGATGAGGATGGTAACTTGAAGCAACCGAAGAAACTCTCAATCAACAAAGTTggacatg CCTTAGATGAGCTTGATCCGGTATTTAAGAAGTTCTCTAGGTCAGATAAGCTGTCTGGGTTGTTGCTTTCATTGGGTTACAAAAAACCAGTTATTATCCAATCCATGTACATCTTTAAG CAACCAGGTATTGGAGGTGAAGTAGTGCCGCACCAGGATAACTCCTTCCTCTATACTGAACCATCAACTTGCACAGGGCTGTGGCTTGCTTTAGAAGATGCAACACTCGTAAATGGTTGCCTTTGGGCCATTCCTGGATCCCATAAAA ATGGCCTTGTGAGGAGATTCATTAGAGATGAGAATGGTGTACATTTTGATAAGCCATCTCCATCCTATGACCAAAAAGATTTTGTTCCTGTTGAAGTGAAAGCAGGGTCTTTGGTAGTCATTCATGGAGATCTTATCCACCAAAG TTTTGAGAATCGGTCATCACAATCAAGACATGCTTACAGTTTACATGTGGTGGATACTGATGGTTGCAGATGGGCACAAGATAATTG GATAAGGAGAAAAGTAGATCCAGAGCCCATTTATGGATGA